The Raphanus sativus cultivar WK10039 chromosome 2, ASM80110v3, whole genome shotgun sequence genome includes a region encoding these proteins:
- the LOC108842843 gene encoding F-box/LRR-repeat protein At1g48400-like isoform X2: MVFVLDLNRFGQILDACPVLEELTIRRGDFPDMPAISVGTLVEHASIKRLVIVTDHTDHHADYHLSLDYFDIAIGLVAAIRNITTLHLSPDSLEVFHFCCESMPMFNNLLNLSIKSNKQKGWQGMPLLLKSCPILQTLLFKGLVHKVTNRCGDACVCSPSPSQKKMKMKKKVECCLWTCRVKVLEISDYGGRFRELKQMRHFLGNLECLETVKVGVDPDKNSEFVRANVTALPRLSSKCTIQFT; this comes from the exons ATGGTGTTTGTGCTTGATCTTAACCGCTTTGGACAAATCCTCGATGCTTGTCCTGTGCTGGAAGAGTTAACCATACGCCGTGGGGATTTTCCAGATATGCCGGCAATTTCGGTTGGTACGCTTGTGGAGCACGCATCGATCAAACGTCTTGTGATTGTTACGGATCATACTGATCATCATGCAGACTACCATCTCTCGTTAGATTATTTCGATATTGCTATTG GTCTAGTCGCGGCTATAAGAAACATTACGACCCTTCACTTGTCTCCTGATTCCCTTGAGGTGTTTCATTTCTGCTGTGAATCCATGCCTATGTTCAACAACCTTCTAAATTTATCTATTAAGAGTAACAAGCAAAAAGGCTGGCAAGGAATGCCAc TTCTGCTCAAGTCTTGTCCAATTCTACAAACTTTACTCttcaag GGTCTTGTTCACAAAGTAACAAATAGATGCGGAGATGCATGCGTTTGCAGTCCAAGTCCAAGTCAgaaaaagatgaagatgaagaagaaagtaGAATGTTGTCTATGGACATGTCGAGTGAAAGTGCTAGAGATTTCAGACTATGGAGGTCGTTTTCGAGAGCTGAAACAAATGAGACATTTTTTGGGAAATTTGGAATGTCTTGAAACTGTTAAAGTTGGTGTTGACCCGGACAAGAATAGTGAGTTCGTGCGAGCTAATGTAACGGCTCTTCCCAGACTTTCATCAAAGTGCACCATTCAGTTCACCTGA
- the LOC130508023 gene encoding uncharacterized protein LOC130508023 encodes MRAVLMWTISDFPAYGMLSGWTTHGRLSCPYCQDNTDAFQLKHGRKTCWFDCHRRFLPPDHPYRRSRNLFTKNKRVFDDPTPEISGREMLTQLRDFGAERTPDVGGHVHYPVDAVGDLHNWHKKSIFWDLPYWKDHLLRHNLDVMHIEKNFFDNLMNTILNVQGKTKDNLKSRLDLVDICAREELHVDENGRAPFPIYRLDAAAKDAFFDWISKDVEFPDGYASNLGNCVDRREGKFTGLKSHDCHVMMQRLLPFAFKELLPKNVYEAVAGISAFFRDLCTRSVTPECIENLKTNIAVIKCNLEKIFPPSFFDVMEHLVIHLPRELELGGPVQYRWMYLYERYMFHLKKMVKNLSRVEGSIVAQFIRAETSNFAEHYFPGEVQTKSRKPARHDDRGERATYYVTVPDIFTDVGRLSGKPKNRQLTEEEHSQLQIYLLTNCEDVFQYERIFMAEKRFEYRHATEEELEALKMREFAGWMRTYVSDGMARGETINDWLREMIWGPKYVVKSYPRFASRGYAFTTSKRRRSSKTYNAGVCSAAGDDVYYGNIREILEIVYPGMVGLRCTVFYCDWYDNTPDRGVRTDAFGVTSVHSRRKLPYYDPFILASQADQVCYIKYPRVTNRDDPWVTVTALNPRSRVQGSSELEDPLQPNTSGNLSAAGDVAAVDLVIDFTDFGDEAVVHVEDEPEIGEFHQDPDSDSSGGDDGDSGSEDEPEIGE; translated from the exons atgcgggcagtacttatgtggacaataagtgatttcccagcatatggtatgttatctggatggacaacacatggaaggctatcatgtccatattgtcaagataacactgatgctttccaactaaaacatggaaggaaaacgtgttggtttgactgtcacaggagattcctaccaccAGATCATCCATATCGCAGGAGTAGGAATTtatttacgaagaacaagagggtGTTTGATGATCCAACACCGGAAATCAGTGGGAGAGAAATGTtgacacaactaagagattttggtgcagaaaggacCCCAGACGTGGGTGGACATGTGCATTAtccggtagatgctgttggagatctacataactggcacaaaaagagtattttctgggatctgccatactggAAGGATCATCTGCTgaggcataatttagatgtcatgcatattgagaagaactttttcgaCAACCTGatgaacacgatccttaacgttcaaggtaaaaccaaggataatttgaagtcaagactggatttagtcgatatatgtgctcgtgaagaacttcatgttgatgagaatggcagggctccttttcccatataccgacttgatgcagCGGCCAAAGAtgcgttctttgattggatttcaaAGGATGTGGAATTTCCAGACGGTTATGCATCTAATTTGGGTAACTGTGTCGACAGAAGGGAAGGAAAGTTTACCGGCTTAAAGAGTCACGATTGCCATGTAATGATGCAGCGCCTCCTTCCGTTCGCcttcaaggaactattaccaAAGAATGTTTATGAAGCAGTTGCCgggataagtgctttcttcCGAGATTTATGCACGAGATCAGTTACTCCTGAATGTATTGAAAACTtgaagactaacatagccgtgattaagtgcaaccttgagaagatatttcctccttcattttttgatgttatggagcatcttgttattcacctgccaagagaattggaacttggtggtcctgttcagtatagatggatgtatctgtatgagCGGTATATGTTTCATCTAaagaaaatggtgaaaaatTTAAGTAGGGTAGAAGGTTCTATAGTGGCACAGTTTATCAGAGCAGAAACTTCAAACTTTGCGGAGCACTACTTTCCAGGAGAAGTGCAGACGAAAAGCAGAAAACCCGCTCGgcatgatgatagaggcgaaAGGGCAACATATTATGTTACGGTTCCAGACATCTTcacagatgttggacgactCAGCGGAAAACCAAAGAACCGTCAACTTACTGAAGAGGAGCACAGTCAATTGCAAAtatatttgctcaccaactgcgaagatgTTTTTCAATACGAGAg GATTTTCATGGCGGAAAAGCGGTTCGAATATAGACACGCCACAGAGGAGGAACTAGAAGCACTGAAGATGAGagaatttgctggatggatgCGTACTTAT gTGTCTGATGGTATGGCCAGAGGTGAAACAATTAATGATTGGCTACGCGAGATGATTTGGGGCCCAAAGTATGTTGtgaagtcatatccgagatttGCTTCTCGGggatatgcattcacaactTCTAAGAGGAGACGTTCGAGTAAGACTTATAATGCTGGCGTTTGCTCTGCAGCTGGAGATGATGTATACTACGGAAACATACGCGAGATTTTGGAAATCGTGTATCCGGGCATGGTTGGATTGCGGTGCACAGTTTTCTATTGTGACTGGTACGACAACACTCCGGATCGAGGTGTCAGAACAGATGCATTTGGTGTCACATCAGTACATTCGAGGCGAAAACTGCcatattatgatcctttcattcttgcttctcaggccgatcag gtttgttatatcaaATACCCCCGGGTTACGaacagagatgatccatgggtTACTGTTACAGCACTCAACCCGAGAAGCCGAGTTCAAGGAAGTTCTGAGTTGGAAGACCCACTCCAACCAAACACATCCGGCAACTTAAGTGCAGCAGGAGATGTAGCTGCAGTTGATCTTGTTATCGATTTCACCGATTTTGGAGACGAAGCCGTTGTTCACGTCGAAGATGAACCAGAGattggagagtttcaccaagatccagattcagattcatctgGTGGTGATGATGGTGACTCGGGTTCAGAGGATGAACCAGAGATTGGAGAgtag
- the LOC130508022 gene encoding LOW QUALITY PROTEIN: uncharacterized protein LOC130508022 (The sequence of the model RefSeq protein was modified relative to this genomic sequence to represent the inferred CDS: inserted 1 base in 1 codon), whose product MATFQPLFFFLLLLLLFLPSATSLTVSSLVNPNPFNPPRXPYSDHCNHIVPESPTDPSPSASFSPASLAFDVSFFSGGDSFFNSRTSDVKSATFRPKSIRKALGDIGIYRVEARLTLQISRASASHGGGQKLQVTQIDGRRIPVSFMGGQSFELYGFWSERTGRVCLVGSAQVLSASGSYYKPFDARLVLSYSNESNIYGSLVKGALESVSNQSGFETVSILGARNTPLNYEYKLLERSRSECGANSEESLSGESVVGGLCKVFEGRSHMYRTDDCGSNHRSCGVEYVSLLSLLCDGEKMRVVLSLSNASSVGRLFSFDPRSALVAEGAWDVERNRFCGAACRILNFTDSLSDAVIGDCSLRLSLRFPASLSIKSMAPVVGELWRSNNKTRIEFKSVNEPLWRFSGLRYEYTERERVSKLCESRSKSKGKKHYPDAQTSDMRFVMSVRYSGGGGGGENVLRSARASPYFVGDRLYRDLLVRGQGAAGVISGIPVNVVTKSFTNITYKIRFLNPVSESRGDIYAEGTYDRDTGELCMVGCQSVKLINSTVEDCSLAIRFKFSPVDSRSDDRLKGTIESTREKTDPLYVGRMEVVSRSIYVHQAKESVWRMDLEIAMVLISNTLSCLFVGLQLYHMNKHQETLPFISVTMLTLLVLGHMIPLLLNFEELFKSGNNQESLFFENDRWLEAKEIVVRIVTMIAFLLECRLLQLAWSARRTPEQQQHRDNVWNAEKMVSYVCLPLYIIGGLIAWLVNRNRTPKRVVYIGKPRSSRNLLYRPLTLKRSFQRPSLWKDLKSYGGLMLDAFLLPQILFNGFSNSDAKSLAASFYVGHSFVRLLPHAYDLYRSHSYGKILDWSFIYASHKVDYYSTAWDVIILCVGFLFAVLVFLQQRFGGRCFIPKRWFTEDVRYEKVVELQQTGELHKSNDFS is encoded by the exons ATGGCGACTTTTCagcctctcttcttcttcctccttctcctcctcctctttcttCCCTCCGCAACTTCCCTCACCGTCTCGTCCCTAGTGAACCCTAACCCCTTCAACCCCCCTC ATCCTTACTCCGATCACTGCAACCACATAGTCCCCGAGTCTCCCACCGACCCTTCCCCCTCCGCCTCCTTCAGCCCCGCCTCCCTCGCCTTCGACGTCAGCTTCTTCTCCGGCGGCGACTCCTTCTTCAATAGCCGAACCTCCGACGTCAAATCCGCTACCTTTCGACCCAAATCGATCCGCAAAGCTCTCGGAGACATCGGAATCTACCGAGTCGAGGCCAGATTGACTTTACAGATCTCCAGAGCCTCCGCTTCCCACGGCGGCGGACAGAAGCTTCAGGTGACGCAGATCGACGGCCGCAGGATCCCGGTGAGCTTCATGGGCGGACAAAGTTTCGAACTTTACGGGTTCTGGTCGGAACGTACGGGACGAGTCTGTCTGGTCGGATCGGCTCAGGTTTTATCCGCGTCTGGGAGTTATTATAAGCCCTTCGACGCTCGGCTCGTGCTTAGCTACTCCAACGAGTCTAACATCTACGGGAGTCTTGTGAAGGGAGCGTTGGAGAGCGTGAGTAACCAGAGCGGTTTCGAAACGGTGTCGATTCTCGGCGCGAGGAACACTCCTTTGAACTACGAGTACAAGTTGCTAGAGCGATCGAGATCGGAGTGTGGGGCCAACAGTGAAGAGAGTTTGTCGGGGGAGAGTGTTGTGGGAGGTTTGTGTAAGGTGTTCGAAGGTAGAAGTCATATGTACAGAACCGACGATTGTGGGAGTAACCACCGTAGTTGTGGTGTGGAGTACGTGTCTCTCTTGTCGTTGCTTTGTGATGGTGAGAAGATGCGAGTGGTTTTGTCGTTGAGTAACGCTAGCAGCGTCGGGAGGTTGTTTTCGTTTGATCCGAGGAGTGCTTTGGTTGCGGAGGGAGCTTGGGATGTAGAGAGGAACAGGTTCTGTGGTGCTGCGTGCAGGATCTTGAATTTCACTGATTCTCTGAGTGATGCTGTGATCGGTGACTGTTCGCTGAGGTTGAGTTTGAGGTTTCCAGCTTCCTTGTCGATTAAAAGCATGGCTCCAGTAGTTGGGGAGCTTTGGAGGAGTAATAATAAAACAAGAATCGAGTTCAAGAGCGTAAACGAACCGTTGTGGCGTTTCTCTGGTCTGAGGTATGAGTATACAGAGAGGGAGAGAGTGAGTAAGCTGTGCGAGAGCCGGTCCAAAAGCAAAGGGAAGAAGCATTACCCTGACGCTCAGACTTCAGACATGAGGTTCGTCATGTCGGTGAGATactctggaggaggaggaggaggagagaatGTGTTGAGATCTGCTCGTGCAAGCCCTTACTTCGTTGGAGATAGACTGTACCGTGATCTCTTGGTTCGTGGGCAAGGTGCTGCTGGGGTAATAAGTGGAATCCCTGTGAATGTTGTCACCAAAAGCTTCACCAACATCACTTACAAGATCCGTTTCTTGAATCCTGTGTCTGAATCTCGTGGAGATATCTACGCAGAGGGAACGTATGATAGGGACACAGGTGAGTTATGTATGGTTGGATGTCAATCGGTTAAGCTAATAAACAGCACTGTGGAGGATTGCAGTCTCGCGATCAGGTTCAAGTTCTCTCCGGTTGATTCGAGAAGCGATGACCGGTTAAAAGGAACCATCGAGAGCACACGGGAGAAGACGGATCCGCTTTACGTTGGACGAATGGAGGTTGTGTCTAGGTCCATCTACGTTCATCAAGCTAAAGAGTCTGTTTGGAGAATGGATTTGGAGATTGCTATGGTTTTAATATCCAACACACTGTCTTGTCTCTTCGTGGGGTTGCAGCTCTACCATATGAACAAACACCAAGAAACGCTTCCTTTCATCTCCGTGACGATGCTGACGCTTCTCGTCCTCGGTCACATGATTCCTCTTCTGCTGAACTTCGAAGAGCTCTTCAAAAGCGGTAATAACCAGGAGAGCTTGTTCTTCGAGAACGACAGGTGGCTTGAAGCCAAGGAGATCGTGGTGAGGATAGTGACGATGATTGCTTTCTTACTCGAGTGTCGTCTTCTCCAGCTAGCTTGGAGCGCTAGAAGAACACCGGAGCAGCAGCAGCACCGTGACAACGTGTGGAACGCAGAGAAGATGGTGTCTTACGTGTGTTTGCCTCTCTACATCATCGGTGGATTGATAGCTTGGTTGGTGAACCGTAACAGAACTCCTAAAAGAGTGGTGTACATAGGGAAGCCGCGGTCGTCACGGAACCTCTTGTACCGTCCCTTGACGTTAAAACGCTCTTTCCAGCGTCCTTCTCTGTGGAAAGATCTGAAGTCTTACGGAGGTTTGATGCTTGACGCCTTCCTTCTCCCTCAGATACTCTTCAACGGGTTCAGCAACTCGGATGCAAAGTCTCTTGCCGCTTCGTTTTACGTTGGACACAGCTTCGTTCGGTTGCTTCCTCATGCTTATGATCTCTACAGAAGTCACAGCTACGGGAAGATACTCGACTGGTCGTTCATCTATGCAAGCCACAAAGTGGACTACTACTCCACGGCATGGGATGTCATTATCCTCTGCGTCGGTTTCCTTTTCGCTGTTTTGGTTTTCTTGCAGCAGAGATTTGGTGGTCGTTGTTTTATCCCTAAGAGGTGGTTCACAGAGGATGTGAGATATGAGAAAGTTGTAGAGTTACAGCAAACTGGTGAGCTACACAAGTCCAATGATTTTTCTTGA
- the LOC108841087 gene encoding F-box/LRR-repeat protein At1g48400-like, translated as MRDSISSLPDEILGKILSLVPTKVAASTSVLSKRWRNLLSLVDSLSFDESMVVYSNEEEATNGSRRFCDFVDKTLALLNNSPAIKTFSLCRVVRTQSYKDESARVNRWIWTAMEHGLLELHLYAPNPGTDVIIEPRLLRSNTLVKLTINGHYDICETLHVFFPALRSLYLMMFGLDLLRFGEILHACPVLEELTIRYGDFPDIAIIPVGTVVEHASIKRLVIVSDLPDHADYYLSLEYFEFAIATVRFQAPSLVYLDYSSFVFKEYDVDDFDSLVEARLSLKLWMSTSHYDFDDTYYYDYHGYLYDDDEPSPPIFGDVTGLVAAIRNITTLHLSPDSLEVFYFCCEPMPMFNNLLNLSIESNKQNGWQVMPLLLESCPILRTLVFKGLVHKVTNRCGDACVCSPSPSQKKRKMMVVKKKKEECCLRTCPVKVLEISDYGGRRELKQMRHFLGNLECLETVKVGVDPDKNCQFVRANVTALPRLSSKCTIQFT; from the exons atgaggGATTCAATCAGCAGTTTGCCAGATGAGATTCTTGGCAAAATCTTGTCTTTAGTTCCCACAAAAGTGGCTGCTTCCACATCCGTTCTGTCAAAGAGGTGGAGGAATCTGCTGTCTCTTGTAGACAGCCTTAGTTTTGATGAGTCGATGGTTGTCTATTCCaacgaagaagaagcaacaaacGGTTCACGCCGCTTCTGTGATTTCgtagacaagacacttgctCTTCTAAACAACTCTCCCGCCATCAAGACATTCTCTCTGTGTCGTGTAGTTAGGACTCAGAGTTACAAAGATGAATCCGCCCGTGTCAACCGTTGGATTTGGACTGCAATGGAACACGGTTTATTGGAACTACACTTGTACGCCCCAAACCCTGGGACTGATGTTATTATAGAACCTAGGTTACTAAGGAGTAACACGCTGGTCAAGCTCACAATCAACGGTCATTATGATATTTGTGAAACTCTGCATGTGTTTTTCCCAGCCCTCAGATCACTTTATCTGATGATGTTTGGGCTTGATCTTCTCCGCTTTGGAGAGATCCTCCATGCTTGTCCTGTGCTGGAAGAGTTAACCATACGCTATGGGGATTTTCCAGATATTGCAATAATTCCGGTTGGTACGGTTGTGGAACATGCATCGATCAAGCGTCTTGTGATTGTTTCGGATCTTCCTGATCATGCAGACTACTATCTCTCGTTAGAATATTTCGAGTTTGCTATTGCTACAGTTCGTTTCCAAGCACCGAGTCTTGTCTACCTTGACTATTCTAGTTTTGTCTTTAAAGAGTATGACGTTGATGATTTTGATTCTCTCGTGGAAGCGAGGCTGAGTCTCAAGTTGTGGATGTCAACTAGTCACTATGATTTCGATGATACTTATTATTACGATTATCATGGTTAtctttatgatgatgatgaaccaaGCCCGCCTATATTCGGTGATGTTACAGGTCTAGTTGCGGCTATAAGAAACATTACGACCCTTCACTTGTCTCCTGATTCCCTTGAGGTGTTTTATTTCTGCTGTGAACCCATGCCTATGTTCAACAACCTTCTAAATTTATCTATTGAGAGTAACAAGCAAAATGGCTGGCAAGTGATGCCACTTCTGCTCGAGTCTTGTCCAATTTTACGAACTTTAGTCTTCAAG GGTCTTGTTCACAAAGTAACAAATAGATGCGGAGATGCATGCGTTTGCAGTCCAAGTCCAAGTCAGAAAAAGAGGAAGATGATGGTtgtgaaaaagaagaaagaagaatgtTGTCTACGGACATGTCCAGTGAAAGTGCTAGAGATTTCAGACTATGGAGGTCGTCGAGAGCTGAAACAAATGAGACATTTTTTGGGAAATTTGGAATGTCTTGAAACTGTAAAGGTTGGTGTTGACCCGGACAAGAATTGTCAGTTCGTGCGAGCTAATGTAACGGCTCTTCCCAGACTTTCATCGAAGTGCACCATTCAGTTCACCTGA
- the LOC108842843 gene encoding F-box/LRR-repeat protein At1g48400-like isoform X1, with the protein MGDSISGLPDEILGKILSLVPTKVAASTSVLSKRWRNLLSLVDSLSFDESMVVYPNEEEAKNGTQRFSDFVDKTLALLRNSPAIKTFSLCRVVKTKSYKDESALVNRWISTAMEHGLLELHLYAPNLGSSVSLDSRLLRSNTLVKLTITGHYDIYETQHVFFPALRSLYLMVFVLDLNRFGQILDACPVLEELTIRRGDFPDMPAISVGTLVEHASIKRLVIVTDHTDHHADYHLSLDYFDIAIGTVRFRAPSLVYLDYSSFVFKEYDVDDFDSLVEARLSLKLWMSTSDYDFDDVYYYGSHGFLYDEPRPPIFGDVTGLVAAIRNITTLHLSPDSLEVFHFCCESMPMFNNLLNLSIKSNKQKGWQGMPLLLKSCPILQTLLFKGLVHKVTNRCGDACVCSPSPSQKKMKMKKKVECCLWTCRVKVLEISDYGGRFRELKQMRHFLGNLECLETVKVGVDPDKNSEFVRANVTALPRLSSKCTIQFT; encoded by the exons ATGGGGGATTCAATCAGCGGTTTGCCAGATGAGATACTTGGCAAAATCCTGTCTCTAGTTCCGACAAAAGTGGCTGCTTCCACATCGGTTCTGTCCAAGAGGTGGAGGAATCTGCTGTCTCTCGTAGACAGCCTTAGTTTCGATGAGTCGATGGTTGTCTATCCCaacgaagaagaagcaaaaaacGGTACACAACGCTTCTCTGATTTCGTAGACAAAACACTTGCTCTGCTACGCAACTCTCCCGCCATCAAGACATTCTCTCTGTGTCGTGTGGTTAAGACCAAGAGTTACAAGGATGAATCCGCCCTTGTCAACCGTTGGATTTCGACTGCAATGGAACACGGCTTATTGGAACTACACTTGTACGCCCCAAACCTTGGGTCTAGTGTTTCCTTAGATTCTAGGTTATTAAGGAGTAACACACTGGTCAAGCTCACAATCACCGGTCATTATGATATTTATGAAACTCAGCATGTGTTTTTCCCAGCCCTCAGATCACTTTATCTGATGGTGTTTGTGCTTGATCTTAACCGCTTTGGACAAATCCTCGATGCTTGTCCTGTGCTGGAAGAGTTAACCATACGCCGTGGGGATTTTCCAGATATGCCGGCAATTTCGGTTGGTACGCTTGTGGAGCACGCATCGATCAAACGTCTTGTGATTGTTACGGATCATACTGATCATCATGCAGACTACCATCTCTCGTTAGATTATTTCGATATTGCTATTGGTACAGTTCGTTTCCGAGCACCGAGTCTTGTCTACCTTGATTATTCTAGTTTTGTCTTTAAAGAGTATGACGTTGATGATTTTGATTCTCTTGTGGAAGCGAGGCTGAGTCTCAAGTTATGGATGTCAACTAGTGATTATGATTTCGATGATGTTTATTATTACGGTTCTCATGGTTTTCTTTATGATGAACCAAGACCGCCTATATTCGGTGATGTTACAGGTCTAGTCGCGGCTATAAGAAACATTACGACCCTTCACTTGTCTCCTGATTCCCTTGAGGTGTTTCATTTCTGCTGTGAATCCATGCCTATGTTCAACAACCTTCTAAATTTATCTATTAAGAGTAACAAGCAAAAAGGCTGGCAAGGAATGCCAc TTCTGCTCAAGTCTTGTCCAATTCTACAAACTTTACTCttcaag GGTCTTGTTCACAAAGTAACAAATAGATGCGGAGATGCATGCGTTTGCAGTCCAAGTCCAAGTCAgaaaaagatgaagatgaagaagaaagtaGAATGTTGTCTATGGACATGTCGAGTGAAAGTGCTAGAGATTTCAGACTATGGAGGTCGTTTTCGAGAGCTGAAACAAATGAGACATTTTTTGGGAAATTTGGAATGTCTTGAAACTGTTAAAGTTGGTGTTGACCCGGACAAGAATAGTGAGTTCGTGCGAGCTAATGTAACGGCTCTTCCCAGACTTTCATCAAAGTGCACCATTCAGTTCACCTGA